The window TAATGCTTTTTCAACCATTGGATTTTCATAAGGAATACCGGGGTTTTTAACAAGATAATCAAATTTTTCCTCATCAAAAATCTCTACTGGATGATATCCTGAAATAACTCGAACGCCTAACTTCTCTAATTCAGCAGCTCGATCATCGTTAGATAGATCTTTTTTATCATTTAAGGTAAGCTTAGCTCCTAATTTTAAAAGCAGTTTAGCTACAGAAAAACCACTTTTTCCTAAACCCAAAATCAAAATATTTTTATTTTCATATGTTTTTATTTGTTTCATTTTAAAATTAACCCCAGATAATTAAATAGATAATACTTCCAATTAAACCAACAATCCAAAAGACAATATCAACTTTCCATTCAGACCATCCAAGCATTTCAAAGTGGTGGTGAATCGGTGTCATCTTAAAGATTCTCTTTCCAGTAGTTTGGAAAGAAATAACCTGCAAGATAACACTCAAAGTTTCTAACACAAAGACGATTCCGATTAAAAGTAATGACCATGGACGGTGAAGGAAGATTGATACAGTAGCTAATCCACCACCAAGAGCTAGTGAACCTGCATCCCCCATGAAAATTTTAGCTGGCTTGTGGTTAAAGATAAAGAAACCAACTAAACCACCGATTACACTCATGGTAAAGATAAGAATAATCCAATTTTTTTCTTGGTAAGCTATCCAAGCATAAGTAGCATAGGCAATAATAGATAAACCTGTTGCTAAACCATCTAGCCCATCAGATAAGTTAACAGCGTTAGAAAATCCAACTAACCAGAAAAGTACTAATAAACTGAACAAGAATGAATTTCTTACCATCCCCGCAAATGGAATATATAATTCAAATGCAAAATGATCGCTAAATGCAAGTGCAATAATTAAAGCCGCAATAATAATTTGACCCAATAATTTTTGCCATGCTCTTAATCCCAAGTTGCGTTTAAAATACAATTTGATTCCATCATCTAAGAAACCAATAATTCCATAGCCTAAAAACGCAATGATTAAAATCCATGCAGTTTTATTAATATCTTTTTGCCAAAGCGCAACCCATAAAGTTGAGATAACACTGGCAAGCATAAAGACAACTCCACCCATAGTGGGGGTACCAGATTTTTTCTCATGCCATTTTGGACCTTCATCTCTAATAACTTGTCCCTCATGCTTCATGCGCATAAAGCCAATAAACAACGGTAAGAAGATAACCGTAAGA of the Lactobacillus isalae genome contains:
- the mraY gene encoding phospho-N-acetylmuramoyl-pentapeptide-transferase: MQFSLIPFISSFALTVIFLPLFIGFMRMKHEGQVIRDEGPKWHEKKSGTPTMGGVVFMLASVISTLWVALWQKDINKTAWILIIAFLGYGIIGFLDDGIKLYFKRNLGLRAWQKLLGQIIIAALIIALAFSDHFAFELYIPFAGMVRNSFLFSLLVLFWLVGFSNAVNLSDGLDGLATGLSIIAYATYAWIAYQEKNWIILIFTMSVIGGLVGFFIFNHKPAKIFMGDAGSLALGGGLATVSIFLHRPWSLLLIGIVFVLETLSVILQVISFQTTGKRIFKMTPIHHHFEMLGWSEWKVDIVFWIVGLIGSIIYLIIWG